A genomic window from Paucibacter sp. KCTC 42545 includes:
- the nuoL gene encoding NADH-quinone oxidoreductase subunit L encodes MSAQLSQNMLLAVPLAPLVGAVVAGFFGKQVGRRGAHSVTILGVLISFILSAMTLNAVVNDGAHFNQTIYEWMVVGGLKMEVGFLVDSLTAMMMCVVTFVSLMVHIYTIGYMEEDPGYQRFFSYISLFTFSMLMLVMSNNMLQLFFGWEAVGLVSYLLIGFWYTKPTAIFANMKAFLVNRVGDFGFILGIGLLVAYSGSLNYGEVFAKKDELAQIAFTAPLWGSDWMMLSVACICLFIGAMGKSAQFPLHVWLPDSMEGPTPISALIHAATMVTAGIFMVSRMSPLFELSDTALNFVLVIGSITALFMGFMGIIQNDIKRVVAYSTLSQLGYMTVALGVSAYSVAVFHLMTHAFFKALLFLGAGSVIIGMHHDQDIRNMGGLRKYMPITWITSLLGSLALIGTPLFSGFYSKDSIIEAVHASHLPGAQFAIFAVTAGVFVTAFYSFRMYFLVFHGKENFRHKPFPGEHDHHDDHGHHEPHVPHESPWVVTAPLILLAIPSVVIGYLTIGPMLHGDFFNGAIVVNHELHHAMEELKSEFHGAAAMASHGLMTLPFWLALGGVVTAYVFYMVAPSIPATLSRVLRPLVNILENKYYMDWFNENVLAKAARGLGLAFWKGGDVGLIDGVIINGSARTVGGVAGLVRRVQTGHLYWYALVMMLGVIGLMTWQLWPYIGPQFKTLMGLGL; translated from the coding sequence ATGTCTGCACAACTTTCTCAAAACATGTTGCTGGCGGTGCCGCTGGCACCGCTGGTCGGCGCCGTGGTCGCGGGTTTCTTCGGCAAGCAAGTGGGCCGCCGTGGCGCCCACAGCGTGACGATTCTCGGCGTGCTGATCTCCTTCATCTTGTCGGCGATGACGCTCAATGCCGTCGTCAATGACGGCGCGCATTTCAACCAGACCATTTACGAGTGGATGGTGGTGGGTGGCCTGAAGATGGAAGTCGGCTTTTTGGTCGATAGCCTGACGGCGATGATGATGTGCGTGGTGACCTTTGTGTCGCTGATGGTGCACATCTACACCATTGGCTATATGGAAGAGGATCCGGGCTACCAGCGCTTCTTCAGCTATATCTCGCTGTTCACCTTCAGCATGTTGATGCTGGTGATGAGCAACAATATGCTGCAGCTGTTCTTCGGCTGGGAAGCCGTGGGCCTGGTGAGTTATCTCCTGATCGGTTTCTGGTACACCAAGCCGACCGCGATCTTCGCCAATATGAAGGCCTTCTTGGTCAACCGCGTGGGTGACTTCGGCTTCATCCTGGGCATTGGCCTGCTGGTCGCGTACAGCGGTTCGCTGAACTACGGCGAAGTGTTCGCCAAGAAGGACGAGCTGGCTCAAATCGCCTTCACCGCGCCGCTGTGGGGCAGTGATTGGATGATGTTGTCGGTGGCTTGCATCTGCTTGTTCATTGGCGCCATGGGCAAGAGCGCGCAGTTCCCTCTGCACGTCTGGCTGCCTGACTCGATGGAAGGCCCGACGCCTATCTCCGCGCTGATCCACGCCGCCACCATGGTGACGGCCGGCATCTTCATGGTCTCGCGCATGAGCCCCTTGTTCGAGTTGTCGGACACGGCCTTGAACTTCGTGCTGGTGATTGGCTCGATCACGGCGCTGTTCATGGGCTTCATGGGCATTATCCAGAACGACATCAAGCGCGTGGTGGCTTACTCGACCTTGTCGCAGCTGGGCTATATGACCGTGGCGCTGGGCGTGTCGGCCTACTCGGTTGCCGTGTTCCACCTGATGACGCACGCCTTCTTCAAGGCTTTGTTGTTCCTCGGCGCTGGCTCGGTGATCATCGGCATGCACCATGACCAGGACATCCGCAATATGGGCGGCCTGCGCAAGTACATGCCCATCACTTGGATCACGTCCTTGCTGGGTTCCTTGGCACTGATCGGCACGCCGCTGTTCTCTGGTTTCTATTCCAAGGACAGCATCATCGAAGCCGTGCACGCCAGCCATCTGCCGGGCGCACAGTTCGCGATCTTCGCGGTGACTGCAGGTGTCTTCGTTACAGCGTTCTATTCCTTCCGGATGTACTTCCTGGTCTTCCACGGCAAGGAGAACTTCCGTCACAAGCCTTTCCCGGGCGAGCACGATCACCATGACGACCATGGTCATCACGAGCCGCACGTGCCGCACGAGTCGCCATGGGTGGTGACGGCACCGCTGATCTTGTTGGCGATCCCCTCGGTGGTGATCGGCTACCTGACCATCGGACCGATGCTGCATGGTGACTTCTTCAACGGTGCCATCGTGGTCAACCACGAACTGCATCACGCGATGGAAGAGCTGAAGTCTGAGTTCCACGGCGCTGCCGCAATGGCCAGCCATGGCTTGATGACGCTGCCGTTCTGGTTGGCTTTGGGTGGTGTGGTCACGGCTTATGTGTTCTACATGGTCGCTCCCAGCATCCCTGCGACGCTGTCCCGCGTGCTGCGTCCGCTGGTCAACATCCTGGAGAACAAGTACTACATGGACTGGTTCAACGAGAACGTGTTGGCCAAGGCCGCGCGTGGCTTGGGCCTGGCCTTCTGGAAGGGCGGCGATGTGGGCTTGATTGACGGTGTCATCATCAATGGCTCGGCCCGCACCGTCGGTGGCGTGGCAGGTCTGGTGCGACGCGTGCAAACCGGCCATCTGTACTGGTATGCCTTGGTGATGATGTTGGGTGTCATTGGCTTGATGACCTGGCAGCTGTGGCCCTATATCGGTCCTCAATTCAAGACCCTGATGGGTCTGGGTCTGTGA
- a CDS encoding DUF1178 family protein, translating to MLVLNLACSHGHRFEGWFGSASDFESQTTSGLLTCPMCSDQRISRMPTAPHLNVSHLRASKAGNQAGPQTTAPAAESTPAVAPSRPVDANSVAPVAAPSQPAESLGHSAEALQGLQAQLLQAVQQVLANTEDVGSQFAEEARRIHYGESQQRGIRGQASADETAALLDEGIDVVTLPLPQGLKGPLQ from the coding sequence ATGCTCGTTCTCAATCTGGCTTGTAGCCACGGTCATCGCTTTGAAGGCTGGTTCGGCTCAGCCAGCGACTTCGAGTCGCAGACCACCAGTGGCTTGCTCACATGCCCCATGTGCAGCGATCAACGCATCAGCCGCATGCCAACAGCTCCGCATCTCAACGTCTCCCATTTGCGCGCCTCGAAGGCTGGCAATCAAGCGGGGCCTCAAACGACAGCGCCAGCGGCGGAGTCAACGCCCGCGGTTGCGCCTAGCCGCCCTGTTGATGCCAATTCGGTGGCGCCTGTTGCCGCGCCATCGCAGCCTGCCGAATCGCTGGGTCATTCGGCAGAGGCTTTGCAGGGCTTGCAAGCGCAATTGCTGCAAGCGGTTCAACAGGTGCTGGCCAATACCGAGGATGTGGGCTCGCAGTTTGCCGAAGAAGCCCGGCGAATCCACTACGGAGAGTCGCAGCAGCGCGGCATCCGCGGCCAAGCCAGTGCCGACGAAACGGCGGCCTTGCTGGATGAAGGCATCGACGTTGTCACCTTGCCGCTGCCGCAGGGCCTCAAGGGTCCTCTGCAATAG
- the nuoN gene encoding NADH-quinone oxidoreductase subunit NuoN: MNNMNWLAVYPEIILLVMTCVIAIVDLFVTDSQRRPTYWLTQLTVAVVGTMHLSYFSAGDTVYAMQGMVVSDPMGHLLAFFACVATIVTLVYARPYAASRELLKGELFTLTLFSLLGIFVMLSANNFLVIYLGLELMSLSLYALVALRRDNANATEAAMKYFVLGALASGFLLYGLSMMYGATGSLSIPEVFKVISTGAANKSVLIFGLVFVTAGLAFKLGAAPFHMWVPDIYQGSPTAVTLLLGAAPKLAAFAITVRLLVEGMIGLAVDWQQMLVVLSIMSLLVGNLAAIAQTNLKRMLAYSTIAQMGFMLLGLASGVVNDNTLSAANAYSSAMFYAIVYVMTTLGSFGMILLMSRQGHEAEEIRDLAGLAKRSPWYAAVMSIFMFSLAGIPPTAGFYAKLSVLQALVSSNVTAYLYLAVFAVVVSLIGAFYYLRVVKVMFFDEPTDRAPLTAPGDVRLVMSLNGAAVLVFGLLPGGLMAWCAQAIVKTLAT; the protein is encoded by the coding sequence ATGAACAATATGAACTGGCTCGCGGTTTATCCCGAAATCATCCTCCTGGTCATGACCTGCGTCATCGCCATCGTGGATCTGTTTGTGACTGACTCCCAGCGCCGCCCGACCTACTGGCTGACGCAGCTGACGGTGGCCGTGGTCGGTACCATGCACCTGTCTTACTTCAGCGCCGGCGACACGGTCTATGCCATGCAAGGCATGGTGGTTTCCGACCCGATGGGGCATTTGCTGGCTTTCTTTGCCTGCGTGGCCACCATCGTCACGCTGGTTTACGCCCGGCCTTACGCTGCCTCGCGCGAACTGCTCAAGGGTGAGTTGTTCACCCTGACGCTGTTCTCCTTGCTGGGCATTTTCGTGATGCTGTCGGCCAACAACTTCCTGGTCATCTATCTGGGCCTGGAGTTGATGAGCTTGTCGCTGTATGCCCTGGTGGCCCTGCGCCGCGATAATGCCAACGCCACCGAAGCTGCGATGAAGTACTTTGTGCTCGGCGCTTTGGCCAGCGGCTTCTTGCTCTACGGTCTGTCGATGATGTACGGCGCCACCGGCTCGCTGTCGATCCCTGAGGTCTTCAAGGTCATCAGCACGGGTGCAGCGAACAAGTCGGTGCTGATCTTCGGTCTGGTCTTCGTCACTGCCGGCTTGGCTTTCAAGCTCGGTGCCGCGCCTTTCCATATGTGGGTGCCTGACATCTACCAAGGTTCGCCCACGGCTGTGACCTTGCTCTTGGGTGCCGCGCCTAAGCTGGCAGCTTTCGCCATCACCGTGCGCCTGCTGGTGGAAGGCATGATCGGTCTGGCCGTCGACTGGCAACAGATGCTGGTGGTCTTGTCCATCATGTCCCTGCTGGTCGGTAACTTGGCCGCGATTGCGCAGACCAATCTGAAGCGCATGTTGGCCTACTCGACCATCGCTCAGATGGGCTTCATGCTCCTGGGCCTGGCTTCGGGCGTGGTCAATGACAACACCTTGTCGGCCGCCAATGCCTACAGCTCGGCGATGTTCTACGCCATCGTCTATGTGATGACGACGCTGGGCAGCTTCGGCATGATTTTGCTGATGTCGCGCCAAGGGCACGAGGCCGAGGAAATCCGTGATCTGGCCGGCCTGGCCAAGCGCAGCCCCTGGTATGCCGCTGTGATGAGCATCTTTATGTTCTCGCTCGCAGGCATTCCGCCTACCGCTGGTTTCTACGCCAAGCTGTCGGTGCTGCAGGCTCTCGTGTCTAGCAATGTGACCGCCTATCTTTACCTGGCCGTGTTTGCGGTGGTGGTGTCCCTGATCGGTGCCTTCTACTACCTGCGTGTGGTGAAGGTCATGTTCTTCGACGAACCCACCGACCGCGCACCGCTGACGGCCCCTGGCGATGTCCGCTTGGTGATGTCGTTGAACGGCGCTGCCGTGCTGGTCTTCGGTTTGCTGCCTGGTGGCCTGATGGCCTGGTGCGCGCAAGCCATCGTGAAGACGCTGGCGACCTGA
- a CDS encoding NUDIX domain-containing protein, with amino-acid sequence MATELPGEGQGASPDAEDTHLREVLVQGEKVFDGHFLKVQRDHVRLPDGRVATREYIRHPGAVMIVPLLDDGRLLLERQFRYPMGRVMLEFPAGKLDAGEAPLRCAQRELLEETGYRAREWAHAGVLHNAIAYSDEGIEIFFARGLVAGHQDLDEGEFLELVSHSAAELEAWAADGSLTDAKTLIGLLWLQRWQSGAWALDWQPAA; translated from the coding sequence ATGGCGACTGAGTTGCCAGGTGAAGGGCAGGGCGCTAGCCCTGACGCTGAGGACACGCATCTGCGCGAGGTCTTAGTCCAAGGCGAAAAAGTTTTCGACGGCCATTTCCTCAAAGTGCAGCGCGATCATGTTCGCCTGCCCGATGGCCGAGTCGCAACCCGCGAGTACATCCGCCACCCCGGCGCTGTGATGATCGTGCCTCTGCTGGACGACGGCCGTTTGCTGCTGGAGCGCCAGTTCCGCTACCCCATGGGCCGGGTGATGTTGGAGTTCCCCGCTGGCAAGCTCGATGCCGGCGAAGCGCCCTTGCGGTGCGCGCAGCGCGAGTTGCTGGAAGAGACTGGCTACCGTGCGCGCGAATGGGCCCATGCCGGTGTTTTGCACAACGCCATTGCCTATTCCGACGAAGGCATCGAGATCTTCTTTGCGCGCGGCCTAGTGGCCGGGCACCAAGATCTGGACGAAGGCGAGTTCCTGGAGTTGGTCAGCCACAGCGCGGCCGAATTGGAAGCCTGGGCTGCCGACGGCAGCTTGACCGATGCCAAGACCCTGATCGGCCTGCTTTGGCTGCAGCGCTGGCAATCGGGCGCTTGGGCGCTGGACTGGCAGCCGGCGGCCTGA
- a CDS encoding DUF2818 family protein: protein MDQTTAVWLVLAAAVLAANLPYFSERIFFFFGPDHARKPVGWRLLELALMAGLSLALGFALEARLGQRQPQGWEFYAAAFCLFITLGFPGFVWCYLRRRRHGD from the coding sequence ATGGATCAGACCACAGCCGTCTGGCTGGTGTTGGCGGCTGCTGTGCTGGCCGCCAACCTGCCTTATTTCTCCGAACGCATCTTTTTCTTCTTTGGCCCGGACCACGCGCGCAAGCCTGTGGGCTGGCGCCTGCTGGAATTGGCGCTGATGGCGGGCTTGAGCCTGGCCCTGGGCTTTGCTCTCGAGGCACGCTTGGGCCAGCGTCAGCCGCAGGGCTGGGAGTTTTACGCCGCTGCCTTTTGCCTCTTCATCACCCTGGGCTTCCCGGGTTTTGTGTGGTGTTATCTGCGCCGCCGTCGTCATGGCGACTGA
- a CDS encoding efflux RND transporter periplasmic adaptor subunit, with protein sequence MLLGVLALSACGKPADGKAAAAASAASGASAAEGSAATLLIAPEDLLSLRVGAYAVGPVITGSVQPERKADLRAEVSAVVQQVLKENGQTVRRGELLVHLDDTAIRDGLTSASEAARAAGQSFEQAERQYQRQKTLQAQGMSSMQSLEDAEQRRNNAQSDLVAAKARVVTARQLLTRTEVRAPFDGVVSERKVSIGDTAQIGKELVKVIDPRSMRFEGLVSADRMQELQVGQVVNFRVNGYAKSDFQGKIRRVDAAANATTRQVEVLVDFDGGKGPEVSGLYAEGRVESSSVKSLMLPEAALLRVGDASYAWRVKDGKLAKVKLELGERDSRRGNYALRSGLAEGDMILRSPGSNLRDGQAVTLVGKSAPASAASAASAAR encoded by the coding sequence ATGTTGCTAGGTGTGTTGGCGCTCAGCGCATGTGGCAAGCCGGCGGATGGCAAGGCGGCTGCAGCGGCCTCGGCCGCCAGTGGGGCGAGCGCAGCAGAAGGCTCGGCCGCAACACTGTTGATTGCTCCAGAGGACTTGCTCAGCCTGCGCGTGGGCGCCTATGCCGTCGGGCCGGTGATCACCGGCTCGGTGCAGCCCGAAAGAAAGGCTGATTTGCGCGCCGAGGTGTCTGCCGTGGTGCAGCAGGTGCTCAAAGAAAACGGCCAAACGGTTCGGCGCGGTGAATTGCTGGTGCATCTGGATGACACCGCCATTCGCGACGGTCTGACTTCGGCCAGTGAAGCCGCGCGCGCTGCCGGTCAATCGTTTGAACAAGCCGAGCGCCAATACCAACGCCAGAAGACCTTGCAGGCGCAGGGCATGAGCTCCATGCAATCGCTGGAAGATGCCGAGCAGCGCCGCAATAACGCGCAAAGCGATCTGGTCGCAGCCAAGGCCCGTGTGGTCACGGCCCGCCAGTTGCTCACGCGCACCGAAGTGCGGGCACCGTTTGATGGTGTCGTGAGCGAACGCAAGGTGTCCATCGGCGACACGGCCCAGATCGGCAAGGAATTGGTCAAGGTGATCGATCCGCGCAGCATGCGTTTCGAAGGCCTGGTGTCGGCCGATCGCATGCAAGAGTTGCAAGTCGGGCAAGTGGTGAACTTCCGCGTCAACGGCTACGCCAAGAGCGATTTCCAGGGCAAGATCCGCCGCGTTGATGCCGCCGCCAATGCCACCACCCGTCAAGTCGAGGTGCTGGTGGATTTCGATGGTGGCAAGGGCCCCGAGGTGTCGGGCCTGTATGCCGAAGGGCGCGTGGAGTCCAGCTCGGTCAAGAGCCTGATGCTGCCCGAAGCGGCCTTGCTGCGCGTGGGTGACGCCAGCTACGCCTGGCGGGTCAAGGACGGCAAGCTCGCCAAGGTCAAGCTCGAATTGGGCGAGCGCGATAGCCGCCGCGGCAACTACGCGCTGCGCTCCGGCCTGGCCGAGGGCGACATGATTCTGCGCAGCCCCGGCTCCAATCTGCGTGATGGCCAAGCCGTCACCTTGGTGGGCAAGTCGGCACCGGCGAGCGCTGCGTCTGCCGCCAGCGCAGCGAGGTAA